In Bacillus cytotoxicus NVH 391-98, the following are encoded in one genomic region:
- a CDS encoding PAS domain-containing sensor histidine kinase, translating to MSARLMELIDVNTIKIMAEQFYKLTNMAHQLLDAERECIFSFGIDQEIDYRLTTIEIPIFLDEQYLGAFIACPIKKDMVYCQKYFETLSSLIVNHARTQLQNQNQNLQLLAKEKEQLYTILQNMPVMVDALDLDGEFILWNRECKSVTGYTAEEMIGNPKALELLYPDANYRRQIQEKFAVYGRDFRDWEMNLTCKNGEQKTIMWSNISNRFPVSGFSYWAVGVDITHLKKIEAQLKEQTSELELIFQALPDLCFLTEADGTIIDYKAGSPTKFYVPAEDFMGKKFYEDLPSPVAQQFQEAIDQVQKTESMVIVEYSLSLKGSISFFEARCFLLLKDRIMIIVRDITERKKTEELLNKSDTLAAIGQLAAGVAHEVRNPLTVIKGFIQLFQINKEDQGKYFDLMLSEIERIESILHEFLSIAKTDIIPTEKKNLYSIMKNVVSLINTKAIMTNIQIEIISESKELVIECCENQLKQVFINILQNSIEAMPDGGKIFIHMKTNRINEVIIDLVDEGIGIPEERIKRLGEPFYSTKEKGTGIGLMLSYKIIEQHQGRISIMSKVGVGTSVTIYLPMFQQEKSLSDNERPVTIANS from the coding sequence ATGAGTGCTCGGCTAATGGAACTCATTGATGTGAACACAATAAAAATAATGGCGGAACAGTTTTATAAATTAACAAATATGGCACACCAACTTCTTGATGCTGAAAGAGAATGTATTTTTTCATTCGGTATAGATCAAGAAATAGATTATAGATTGACTACGATTGAAATTCCCATTTTTTTAGACGAGCAATATTTAGGGGCTTTTATTGCTTGTCCTATAAAAAAGGATATGGTTTATTGTCAAAAATATTTCGAAACACTTTCCAGTCTTATTGTAAATCATGCGAGAACTCAACTTCAAAACCAAAATCAAAATTTACAATTGCTTGCAAAGGAGAAAGAACAATTATATACCATTTTACAAAATATGCCTGTTATGGTTGATGCTCTTGACCTTGATGGTGAATTTATTTTATGGAATCGTGAATGCAAGAGTGTAACGGGTTACACAGCAGAAGAAATGATCGGGAATCCAAAAGCTCTTGAATTATTATATCCAGATGCAAACTATCGTCGACAAATCCAAGAAAAGTTTGCCGTTTACGGAAGAGATTTTCGAGATTGGGAAATGAACTTAACTTGTAAAAATGGCGAGCAGAAAACCATTATGTGGTCTAATATATCCAATCGCTTTCCGGTTTCTGGATTTAGTTACTGGGCTGTTGGGGTCGATATTACCCATTTAAAAAAGATCGAAGCCCAGTTAAAAGAACAGACATCCGAATTGGAGCTCATTTTTCAAGCGCTACCAGATTTATGCTTTTTAACAGAAGCTGATGGAACGATTATAGATTATAAAGCCGGTTCACCTACGAAATTTTATGTACCAGCAGAAGATTTTATGGGGAAAAAGTTTTATGAAGATTTGCCATCTCCTGTGGCACAACAGTTCCAAGAAGCTATCGATCAGGTGCAGAAAACAGAATCGATGGTTATTGTAGAGTATTCCCTTTCTTTGAAAGGAAGCATAAGCTTTTTTGAAGCTAGATGTTTTCTACTATTGAAAGATAGAATTATGATTATTGTTCGTGATATTACTGAAAGAAAAAAAACAGAAGAGTTATTAAATAAATCAGATACGCTTGCAGCAATTGGACAATTAGCTGCAGGAGTAGCACATGAGGTTCGAAATCCATTAACGGTAATTAAGGGGTTTATTCAGCTCTTTCAAATAAATAAAGAAGATCAAGGGAAATACTTTGACCTTATGCTTTCAGAGATTGAACGAATTGAGTCTATTCTTCACGAATTTTTATCAATCGCTAAAACAGATATAATTCCTACAGAAAAGAAAAATCTTTATTCTATCATGAAAAATGTTGTTTCACTAATTAATACAAAAGCAATTATGACAAATATTCAAATTGAAATTATATCGGAATCAAAAGAATTAGTAATTGAGTGCTGTGAAAATCAATTAAAACAAGTATTTATTAACATTTTACAGAATTCAATCGAGGCGATGCCAGATGGTGGTAAAATCTTTATTCATATGAAAACGAATAGAATAAATGAAGTGATAATTGATTTAGTAGACGAGGGAATTGGTATACCGGAAGAACGTATTAAAAGGTTAGGAGAACCATTCTATAGTACAAAAGAAAAAGGCACTGGAATTGGTTTAATGTTAAGCTATAAAATTATTGAACAACATCAAGGAAGAATTAGTATTATGAGTAAAGTTGGCGTTGGAACATCTGTTACGATTTATTTACCAATGTTCCAACAAGAGAAATCTCTTTCTGACAATGAACGTCCCGTTACTATAGCGAATTCATAA
- a CDS encoding protein kinase family protein, whose amino-acid sequence MKELPVTIHLDHVTFQLKEHQDFEWLTKLGKVFAVFDKQDSGNLSFGIEQDGLKSFVKFAGAKPMNYEGNPNDAVLCLKQAVSLYQELKHRHLIPLKDHFEVNNGYVAIFEWFHGESLRPKLQNQLNLASSFERYKQLPIEKRLTSIDCIFNFHVHVEQRNYVAIDFYDGSILYDFTANTTKICDIDLYAQQPYVNFMGRMWGSSRFMSPEEFELGAQIDGKTNVFNMGAMAFFLLGGGLNRSFAKWEAGKPLYDVAYRAVESDRNKRYTSVKAFYEAWCSVW is encoded by the coding sequence ATGAAAGAACTACCAGTTACAATTCATTTAGATCATGTTACGTTTCAATTAAAAGAGCATCAAGATTTTGAGTGGCTGACAAAACTAGGAAAAGTGTTTGCTGTATTTGATAAGCAAGACTCCGGAAATCTATCTTTTGGTATAGAACAAGATGGCTTGAAATCGTTTGTTAAATTCGCTGGTGCGAAACCGATGAATTACGAAGGAAATCCTAACGATGCGGTTCTATGTTTAAAACAAGCTGTTTCCCTTTATCAAGAGCTCAAACATCGCCATCTCATTCCATTAAAAGATCATTTTGAAGTAAACAATGGATATGTCGCTATTTTTGAATGGTTTCACGGAGAATCACTAAGACCCAAATTACAAAATCAACTTAACCTCGCTTCTTCTTTTGAACGTTATAAGCAGTTACCGATTGAAAAGCGTCTTACTTCTATAGATTGTATTTTTAATTTTCATGTACATGTTGAACAAAGAAACTATGTCGCTATTGATTTCTATGATGGAAGCATTTTATATGATTTTACAGCCAATACAACTAAAATTTGTGATATTGATCTTTATGCGCAACAACCTTATGTAAATTTCATGGGAAGAATGTGGGGCTCTTCACGATTTATGTCACCTGAAGAATTTGAATTAGGCGCACAAATTGATGGGAAAACAAATGTATTTAACATGGGGGCAATGGCCTTCTTTCTTTTAGGTGGTGGCTTGAATCGATCGTTTGCAAAATGGGAGGCTGGAAAACCTTTATATGATGTAGCCTATCGCGCCGTAGAAAGCGATAGGAATAAACGCTATACATCGGTAAAAGCGTTTTATGAAGCATGGTGCTCTGTATGGTAA
- a CDS encoding YjcZ family sporulation protein translates to MSYGGSCGFGGGFALLVVLFILLIIVGCSCWGGGY, encoded by the coding sequence ATGAGTTACGGTGGTTCTTGTGGTTTTGGTGGAGGATTCGCTTTATTAGTTGTATTATTCATTTTATTGATTATTGTTGGATGCAGCTGCTGGGGCGGAGGATATTAA
- a CDS encoding DMT family transporter produces the protein MKKASFYMILSGFSFSLSGFFAEHAIFSGDFFLTLTARFFIPFLFLIPFIVNRIQRKAFWLNSYKQLPRAFSITLSQALFFLCAANSSLFIAMVLYNTGPIFICLFTLFSKTKRATRMEMIASIFGFLGVFLILKTGGIDFKSLFYLGIGVLSGISLAFSQIFLHRSAQTDDNLSIMTYTYLYGSILSAFLSICFTKTNYEEVLISSPIVLLFLILMAAGSIGNQWFRGIAYKLTPRISKLSTLLYLNILFSLFLDVLFNDSIPSFIQFAGALFVIASAVVPILIRSDKKQMEQKQVANG, from the coding sequence ATGAAGAAAGCATCATTTTATATGATTCTTTCAGGTTTCAGTTTTTCGCTGTCTGGTTTTTTCGCAGAACATGCTATTTTTTCTGGAGATTTCTTTTTAACTTTAACAGCAAGATTTTTTATTCCGTTTCTTTTCTTAATTCCTTTTATTGTGAATCGGATACAAAGAAAAGCGTTTTGGTTGAATAGTTATAAGCAATTACCGCGAGCGTTTTCCATTACTCTTTCTCAAGCGTTATTTTTTCTATGTGCAGCTAATAGTTCCCTGTTTATAGCTATGGTTTTATATAATACAGGACCTATTTTTATTTGTCTCTTTACACTCTTCTCCAAAACAAAACGTGCGACAAGAATGGAAATGATAGCCTCAATTTTTGGATTTTTAGGAGTGTTTCTTATATTGAAAACAGGTGGGATTGATTTTAAATCTCTATTTTATTTAGGAATAGGTGTACTTTCTGGAATTTCGCTAGCTTTTTCGCAAATATTCTTACATAGAAGTGCACAAACTGATGATAATCTTTCTATCATGACTTACACTTATTTATATGGTAGTATTTTATCTGCATTTTTATCAATCTGTTTTACGAAGACGAATTACGAAGAAGTATTGATATCGAGCCCAATTGTACTATTATTTTTGATTTTAATGGCAGCAGGTAGTATCGGAAATCAATGGTTCAGAGGAATAGCATATAAATTAACACCACGAATATCAAAGTTATCTACACTTTTATATTTGAATATTTTGTTTTCCTTATTTTTAGACGTATTATTTAATGATAGTATTCCATCTTTTATTCAGTTTGCAGGTGCACTATTTGTTATAGCGAGTGCTGTCGTACCTATTTTGATACGTTCTGATAAGAAACAAATGGAACAAAAACAAGTAGCAAATGGGTAA
- a CDS encoding PrpF domain-containing protein, giving the protein MKIPCFVMRGGTSKGLFFLDKHLPSNKRLRNEVILKVLGAGNARGVDGMGSLDPLSNKIAIIRKSTDPGIDIDYLFLQADLKKMVLDDSVNCGNIISAVAPYAIESGVIKAESGEMTVTIRNVNTNAIVESKILTENGNALYSGDVKIDGVPGTGAPIRLNFMNSVGSVTGKLFPTGSKMDVIEGINVSCIDVSVPLIIIQATELGIEGDESPELLNSNTMFLNKIDMIRKKVAALANLGNVSNKVIPKIAIVSRPRKSGTITSRYFIPHQCHSTHAVTGSLALSAAIKINGTTANHIVKKSGSYKVEESNPIIIEHPAGQIQTESIVVESNGKYSIKQSSITRTARLILKGELVLS; this is encoded by the coding sequence ATGAAAATACCTTGTTTTGTAATGCGTGGAGGAACATCAAAAGGATTATTTTTTTTAGATAAACACTTACCTTCAAATAAGCGATTGAGGAATGAGGTAATTTTAAAAGTGTTAGGAGCTGGAAATGCTCGCGGCGTTGATGGAATGGGGTCACTAGATCCTTTATCCAATAAAATTGCTATTATTCGTAAATCAACTGATCCAGGAATCGATATTGACTATTTATTCTTGCAGGCAGATTTAAAGAAAATGGTATTAGATGATAGTGTAAACTGCGGTAATATTATTTCAGCTGTGGCACCCTATGCAATTGAAAGTGGTGTAATAAAGGCCGAATCTGGTGAAATGACAGTTACCATTAGAAATGTAAATACAAATGCTATCGTGGAGTCGAAGATTCTTACTGAAAATGGAAATGCACTGTATAGTGGAGATGTGAAAATTGATGGTGTTCCAGGAACTGGCGCCCCAATTCGACTGAACTTTATGAATTCAGTTGGATCTGTTACAGGAAAGCTTTTTCCTACAGGATCCAAGATGGATGTGATTGAAGGCATCAATGTGTCTTGTATAGATGTTTCAGTCCCTTTAATTATTATTCAAGCGACTGAACTTGGTATTGAGGGAGATGAAAGCCCTGAATTACTGAATTCTAATACAATGTTTTTAAATAAAATTGATATGATTCGAAAAAAAGTAGCTGCACTTGCGAATTTAGGGAATGTGTCTAATAAAGTAATTCCTAAAATAGCAATTGTCTCAAGACCTAGAAAGTCCGGTACGATAACATCACGATATTTTATTCCACATCAATGTCATAGTACACATGCTGTAACAGGATCGCTGGCGCTTTCTGCGGCAATAAAGATTAATGGAACAACTGCTAATCATATTGTAAAGAAGAGTGGTTCATATAAAGTGGAAGAATCGAATCCAATAATTATTGAACATCCAGCAGGTCAAATTCAAACAGAGTCAATTGTAGTGGAATCAAATGGAAAGTATTCTATTAAACAATCTAGTATTACTCGTACTGCGCGGTTAATTTTAAAAGGAGAATTGGTATTATCATAA
- a CDS encoding aspartate/glutamate racemase family protein, with translation MKTIGLIGGLSWESTSLYYKHINTLALTQYNQNAKLVLYSMDFGEITTLLQNHQYEEVKHELIDVAKKVESSGADCILMCSNTVHQFADEVEKAVSIPLLHIGDVSAEKIVKQQIKRIGLLGTKQTMEKDFYKARLANYGIETMIPHKDERNLIHHIILNELSKGILSPQSKEILLQIATTLIGNGAEGILLGCTEIPLLLSQKDLPIPVFDTAYLHAETAVQFAG, from the coding sequence ATGAAAACAATTGGGTTAATCGGTGGGTTAAGTTGGGAGTCAACATCTTTATATTATAAACATATCAATACGCTTGCACTTACCCAATATAATCAAAATGCAAAACTCGTTTTATACAGCATGGATTTTGGGGAAATCACAACATTATTGCAAAATCATCAATATGAGGAAGTGAAACATGAATTAATTGATGTAGCGAAGAAAGTGGAAAGCTCCGGCGCTGACTGTATACTCATGTGTTCCAATACTGTTCATCAATTTGCAGATGAAGTAGAAAAAGCTGTATCTATCCCTCTCCTCCATATAGGTGATGTAAGTGCAGAAAAAATTGTGAAACAGCAGATTAAGCGCATCGGTCTTCTCGGAACAAAGCAAACAATGGAAAAAGATTTTTATAAAGCAAGGTTAGCTAATTATGGGATTGAAACAATGATTCCTCATAAAGATGAACGAAACTTGATCCATCATATTATTTTAAATGAGTTAAGTAAAGGGATCCTTTCACCGCAATCAAAAGAAATATTGTTACAAATTGCAACGACACTAATTGGAAACGGAGCTGAAGGTATTTTATTAGGATGTACAGAAATTCCTTTACTGCTCTCGCAAAAAGATCTCCCTATTCCCGTGTTTGATACAGCTTATCTACATGCAGAAACTGCTGTGCAATTTGCGGGGTAA
- a CDS encoding SLC13 family permease, producing the protein MKNEKKVNLKFAIFKKDIVFTISFLLAIGSCLFHAPKLEYINFKVLVSLFNLMLVVKALDDLKLLDKFAIAILSKCHNSKSVSTILILLCFFSSMLVTNDVALITFVPLTLIISKMIQTSMLDTIILETIAANIGSSLTPMGNPQNLFIFTNYGIRPIEFFTTILLLVVLGIVLLLFLNQRLKSQPLEIELPSISIKNKKEATVWGILFCIISASILGFLSYKLAFIIALGTACILDIKLLKKIDYLLLFTFICFFIFIGNVSELRVVQTFASETLKSPTSIFFSSIILSQLVSNVPAAIFLSKFSVNWQPLLVGVNLGGLGTIVASLASVISFKLFIKRNPQKSKKYLIRFSIYNFSILALLTLVYYIIMKNHIFF; encoded by the coding sequence GTGAAAAACGAAAAAAAAGTGAACTTGAAATTTGCAATTTTTAAAAAAGATATTGTATTTACGATATCATTCTTATTAGCAATCGGAAGCTGTTTATTCCATGCACCAAAACTAGAATATATTAATTTTAAAGTATTAGTCAGTCTATTTAATCTTATGCTCGTAGTTAAGGCTCTGGACGATCTGAAACTATTAGATAAGTTTGCCATTGCTATATTGAGTAAATGTCATAATAGTAAAAGTGTTTCAACAATCCTAATTTTATTATGCTTTTTTAGTTCCATGCTTGTAACGAATGATGTGGCATTAATAACATTTGTACCATTAACACTTATAATCAGTAAGATGATACAAACTTCTATGTTGGATACTATTATACTAGAGACAATTGCGGCTAACATCGGGAGTAGCTTAACTCCTATGGGAAATCCTCAAAATCTTTTTATATTTACTAACTACGGAATCAGGCCTATAGAATTTTTTACAACAATCCTTCTATTAGTGGTTCTTGGAATTGTTCTGTTATTATTTCTTAATCAAAGATTGAAAAGCCAACCATTGGAAATAGAACTTCCGTCTATTTCGATAAAAAATAAAAAAGAGGCAACAGTATGGGGAATCCTATTTTGTATCATATCTGCATCCATATTAGGATTTTTAAGCTACAAACTTGCGTTTATTATCGCATTGGGAACCGCATGTATACTTGATATAAAATTATTGAAGAAAATTGATTATTTACTGCTTTTTACTTTTATATGTTTTTTTATATTTATAGGAAACGTATCGGAATTAAGAGTGGTTCAAACATTTGCAAGTGAGACTCTCAAAAGTCCCACATCTATCTTTTTCAGTTCGATTATTTTAAGCCAACTGGTAAGCAATGTACCAGCTGCAATCTTTTTATCGAAATTCTCCGTAAATTGGCAGCCTTTATTAGTAGGGGTCAATTTAGGAGGACTCGGTACAATTGTTGCGTCCCTCGCAAGTGTGATTTCATTTAAACTTTTTATTAAGAGAAATCCACAAAAAAGTAAAAAGTACCTTATAAGGTTTAGTATTTATAACTTTTCAATTTTAGCTCTTTTAACCCTTGTTTATTATATTATAATGAAAAATCATATTTTCTTTTAA